From the genome of Cololabis saira isolate AMF1-May2022 chromosome 1, fColSai1.1, whole genome shotgun sequence:
AGCAGCGAAGAAGGCGAAGAGCGCAGCAGCCAAGAAACCAGCAGCGGCCAAGAAGAGCCCCAAGAAGGTGAAGAAGCCCGCAGCGCTCAAGAAGACGGCCAAGAGCCCCAAGAAGGTCGCCAAGAGCCCCAAAAAGGTCGCCAAGAGCCCCAAGAAGGTGCTGAAGAAAGCCCCCAAAGCCAACAAGTCCCCCGCCAAGAAGGTGGCCAAGCCCAAAGCCAAGAAGGCAGCACCCAAGAAGAAGTGAAGCATTGCTGGACAAAACCAAAAAGGCTCTTTTAAGAGCCACCACCTCATCCTGAGAGTTCTTTTCTTATCTATTTGGGTTTGTTTTGAACAAAAAATTGCACAATTACCCTCATTTATCAAATGTACATTCAAGGGAACAttactatattttattttacactaAAGTAAAATTACAGTTTCAAACAATTTACAGGAACCAGGTTTAAACCcatttctcttttatttgtAGTTGACTTTTTAATCCACTATACATTTCAGAGTATTTTAATAATTCACTCATGGACTAAAGCATTTATgtggtttatgttttatgtggcATTTTACTACTGTTATTACATTCAGGCCGTCtagatttattttgattttatttatttgttaaccAATTCCTTGAGCACTGAATCAAAATTAGTCATTTTCTACTTTTGAAACgttttgataaaaataaaaaagtttctAGAACAAATTTGATTTAACCCACTTTGATTTAATCCTACTGGATTAGTACATCGTGGAGAAAAAAGGACGTTTTGGTATGACAGTGGTATAAAAACGGAAAAATATAAacatgaaaatgtgtttttcactaTTGTTCATCCTCCAATTATTAATAAATTCcactaaaattaaattaatgtaCCATTTTTATGATTATTGTGATAACAGTTGTGAAATTTACAGAATTTAAAACTTGAAAATGTCTTTTGTTacataaatatgtaaaataaagGGCTGAAAGATGGAAGATGCAGGGAACATAGGTTATGTAAGTAGAAACATATGTAAGTACAAACTAGCAACgggcaagcaagtgattatgtacattcactgagtgaatattatgaaagtataatataaatgtatgattgtattttaaaatgtatgaaataacccaattttatttgtgaaatggaCTCGTTCAGTCGAAACAACAAAACACGAGGCTACTACCAGATGTTTTTCAGTAGGAGGCGCTAACACACAAACTACTCACCAACAACCATTTACACCACGAGAAGAAGAGCAGGCCCACCCCTGTCCTCTAACACGTCCTCAGACAAGAGCTATAAGCAGCATTCGGTAGACTCGAGACACTTTGAACCAGCAAATCTAGCAGCAAGCATGAGCGGacgaggaaaaggaggaaagggtCTCGGTAAAGGAGGCGCTAAGCGTCACCGTAAAGTCCTCCGTGACAACATCCAGGGAATCACCAAACCCGCCATCCGCCGTCTGGCTCGCCGCGGCGGGGTGAAGCGTATCTCCGGTCTGATCTACGAGGAGACCCGCGGTGTGCTGAAGGTCTTTCTGGAGAACGTGATCCGTGATGCCGTCACCTACACCGAGCACGCAAAGAGGAAGACGGTGACTGCCATGGATGTGGTGTACGCGCTCAAGAGACAGGGACGCACCCTGTACGGATTCGGGGGTTAAACCAACCAAACACCAAACAAAGGCCCTTTTCAGGGCCACCCACTCCAACCATAAGAGCTCATCTACCTCTGTATTTTAATACATATTACGTATACACCTTTTGATACTTTTAAATACTTGTTACATCGCAATATGGTGGTCTATAATCATGAAACGTATTAAGTCCAACTCCACAAACCATGACTGACTTGCTTATTTGAATCAGCAGTTCCTGGTTACGATTAGTTTAGCACCAAGTTTGATCAGTGACACAAACACCGCTggaaatatttaatttaaattatatttttcaaGTGTTCGATTAAAACACAGCAttttattcattgatttaatgtattttctttttcaacgcaATGAGGGTTTACGTCACTGAGTAGcggaaaaagagaataaaagagaCTGTAACGTAACGGTCGGTTGTGTGTCGATTCCCAGCTGCTCCAGAGAGAACCGTAAAAAAATACCTGCAGCGTGGGGCAAATGAAGCTACAAAAAAGAAGACGGAACCACGATTAaagtatagacgaatccggcgaccggtttgtgtgcgccgccatcttgcgggggcgccatcgctgcggtggcaggtgtcaatctgccaccgcagcgctgttattgtaacctgacgctctacagcatcattatagctggattgatgatgttagacagtggccttccataaataatgaaggtatcttaaattaatgctgatgttaatttataaataatgatttgtttgagcgataagcaggaaagaatagaggaatagggagataagggagtgtatgattaaacactgtaatatagctctctccaactcctctccttacgaggcacgtctgcacaattaaatattacctgtttatgttttgttttattttaggtatccaagaatattttattgatcgcctggcgtccgatgacgaaaaaaaacgcaattacaggtctctaattgaagggcagaactatctcagctccggatgatacagaatacatacatacatacataaccccaatctgcagataaaactagtttgttgaggaaaaaatatcaactctatttgtagctgcagaagaaaaaaataatctcacgaggaaaagaaaaatattgctcacgccatcggagcctcttcagcataaaagaaagaaaagagaagtaagagtaataaaaaagatgtaggctactgtatgttgttatattatactaatttattgaaacacatggcgagtcaaacatttaccaaagcagctgccaaacactaaacaaggtagtaagacggtggttctgcagaactgcggcagtaaatcctcatcggagcttcattctttagtagtgatttcatatgaacccaaaccgttaataatcattattttctccatataccgctccctggcttccttgtttaaggtatccaggtcaattccagttcctttccagcagtttaacatctttttttgcgttccgtctgttcacttggtgaaacagaaaagtagttttgaaagtccctcccgtcttcattcactatcaaaacaaatgcacgtgacgggacaggagtgttccgatgatacaaatacattaagagagcctggcagggagcggagtaatagatccatacgtatgtctatgggctggagcggaggagcggagccgccaccgcagtaatggcggccgctcgacttccgggtttcgccggattcgtctattgtgaataaaatacatATTCGATAAACATACTAGGTGTGTTAAAAGCACCAGCTTCGTACAGCGGCTGTGCTGCGTCACCTCCCCGTCTGCCGCCGTCCAATCACCGACATGCTGAACAACCAGCGAAGTCTCGACCAATCACAGAGGAGCGACGGCGCAGCGCGGTTTGCCTGCAGCTGCATAAAATCAGCCTCTCTGACCGAAGCAGCTCATTCGTCTCTGAAGGAAGGAAACATGCCTGAACCCGCGAAGTCCGCGCCCAAGAAGGGCTCCAAGAAAGCCGTGACCAAGACCGCCGGGAAAGGCGGCAAGAAGAGGAGAAAGAGCAGGAAGGAGAGCTACGCCATCTACGTGTACAAGGTGCTGAAGCAGGTCCACCCCGACACCGGCATCTCCTCCAAGGCCATGGGCATCATGAACTCGTTCGTCAACGACATCTTTGAGCGCATCGCCTCTGAAGCGTCTCGTCTGGCTCACTACAacaaacgctccaccatcaccTCCAGGGAGATCCAGACCGCCGTGCGCCTCCTGCTGCCCGGGGAGCTGGCCAAGCACGCCGTGTCCGAGGGAACCAAGGCCGTCACCAAGTACACCAGCTCCAAGTAGACCAACACCCAATACAAACCAACGGCTCTTTTAAGAGCCACACACCCAATCTGCAGAGCATTAAACTTTCTTTAACCACCAAATATGAATATTGAATAATCATTAGTCTGGGTTTAAGAATAAACCTTAATATGTCTATATGTTCCTTGTCGGTCTGTTGTGAACTGTTACCCGCAAGGATATAATAAACTGTTAGTTTGCACCCGTGGAAAGTGATGAAATTCATCAGTGACATTTCAGTTATTGTAATGCAAAGTGTTGTGGTATTTACAATATTTCCTATGGTCGTTAGTCAATACAGACTAGCAACTTGTGAATTTAATATGAACATTTTCTTTATTGTAGCCTATTGCGTTTACATGGGCATATTCTTCTTTGAGCATGTACGGTAGTTGATATCTTGTATAAAACTATGCACCTTGGTTTTTGTATCAATGAGTACTATGGAAGAGCGGCAATAAACGTGATTGCACCTGTTTTTTGAGACTTCTCTTCCATGCTGCTACATGTAGTGGTGTTGAAAAGAATAACTATATGATTACATGATACTACATGAACACTACAAGCTGTGAAAGCCTCAACATGctcaaactcaccaaatttGCACATCCATCAAGTAAAATTAAGtgttttatgggcgacaggcatggggtGACCAAAATGGGCTCGATAGCGCAAACTACCTGTCTGTATCAGAATACGTATAAGTAataattttcatgtattttggtcatttccaggcctcatACTTTAATatactcctcctagagatttgatcagatactaaattgcgaagcttttgttttttgaaatgaacattttaTTAACATGACAAACACAAGTGCACAAATTTATGCACAAACACTACagaaatataaaatgaaataaacacacAGACCACCATATTGATCTATTCCAAGGAATAAGCATAATAAATCATCTATGGTCAGCATTGTTAACTCAACCAATAAGTTATAGCCAGCCAGGTGGTAAAAGGCCCCCAGGTAAACGTATATTGGTCCAATCTGTCCgcaaagcttttaagtttttaccagagggcttgaccatAGTGATGCGgtgaagtttgaggtcatttcaAAGCCTCGCCATGAAACAAAAGTGTATGGCTGTAACTCAGCAATACATTCTTTGATCTGGACAATACACAACTGATGTGTGTGGTTGTAGTCTGAGCCTGAACACACCTACGGAGGAATATTCAGGAACGGTTGTAGCACCACCTGTTGGCAACAGGAAATATGTTTTCTGTTATGCATCCCTCGTCCAATTAAGACGGGCTGAGACATCTCAAACCTGGTTAAACAGTAGCTAAGACATTTACGATGACCGACAGTGAAAGTTGTCATTTTCTATCAGTTTCACAGATTTACTTGTTTCATTCGCcctgaaacaggaagtggatGGTTTTGCGACACGTATGAAAAAAATCACCTGTTTGTCTTTCAGAGGGGATATTCATGGATCAAATCCCTTTCACAAAGGCAAAATGTTCATAGATTGGAAAAAAGGATCTAATAAAAACTTCATCACtctatatttttgaaaatatgaaaTCATAACCGATAATCATATCTCTGCCATACTTTTTCCAAGCAACTTCAAACTCACCGCATTAAATCCCGTGAGCTTTATTCAGATCAGTCAAAACGgtacatgacatttaaaaatgttgaaCATTAAATCTATTTTTTATGACAAGTTATATACTTCAGTCAATGTTACCAAACTTTGTAGAAATATAGCTGTATATCTCAGaatgattcatgtttttttaatcataatTTTTCAATGCACAGTATAtttgatgatttttttaaaccaatttACAAGGATTTACTGTCAATCAGTAGAGAGAAGCAGGGGCGGACATAGCATTTTTGGGGCCCAGACTTTCAATAGCCGTAGCTGAGCCATTGTTTAATCGGGTCCAAATTTGGTGCATATATTTACAATTCATCTTTGAACACATCTGCAGTGTAATATTCAGGAAAACTTCTAGCACTACCTGTTGGGAACAGGAAATATGCTTTGTAATACGTTTTGCATTATCCTAAAGACCCCATATTTTCTGTTTGTTACCACAGTTGCGCCCCCCCATCCCTAAAAGTTGAACTTGTATGGATGGCTACTATAGACAATTTGACTGTAGAATTAAAGTTtttcagtacgtgcacatgcagcgattcaaggtggttggagatctgatcagataatgacatgcagaagattggatcaacttatctgatcacacatgctgttctgagaccagactgaatcagattgaataagccactgtaaccagagcatggctgactccgtgacgctaggtggcgctgtacccgaggtaaccatggtaaccatttcaacaaagagccacttccggttgacctccgcttaacaacaaggaaaggaaacagtgcattctaagggccaatcccaattctccttcactcgcccttcttttctccactcgcacttcttttcttccctaacccctaaaaaagaagggggagattttagggcacttgagatctggggcacttggcccaggtgcctgtcccatttctcctactccccctcgttttcatccctaacctgatcaggaagcagagagccaaaagctgttttaatttcagctgtagcgctgttaatatggcactttattaagttttaatattttttcaggcataaaggtaaccttaagatccgcaaccggggctcagtttatccaaataacgcctgttaagaaatttgacccgatgttttcggagatgagaagagccgccgcccccggggagcagcctcagctcacagcccgagaagagacgtgtccgccgggtcaagctgctgcgtcagccccgggagagaaactctctctgggacgctgctctgttgagaatcacgccggctgaaataaatcatttaggaagatgttggtttaatagatgaaatctaacagttgtagctacgcctgttagaAATTttctccgaaatttagagatttctgtctgtcGGCTCCGGACTTTGGGTcagcgttaaatagacgcagcctacggcgtagggtacggcgtattttgttttttttatgccacagtttgcagattgattgttgatgcgtgggctaacatgtctgctgggattattttgcgagcttttgcaaaagcgtgcatttcgaggcgccgcacggcacggaacgtgactctgacagcgaggaattcggactggcacagctgat
Proteins encoded in this window:
- the LOC133448953 gene encoding histone H2B-like is translated as MPEPAKSAPKKGSKKAVTKTAGKGGKKRRKSRKESYAIYVYKVLKQVHPDTGISSKAMGIMNSFVNDIFERIASEASRLAHYNKRSTITSREIQTAVRLLLPGELAKHAVSEGTKAVTKYTSSK